The Enteractinococcus fodinae genome has a segment encoding these proteins:
- the catA gene encoding catechol 1,2-dioxygenase yields MSKDQYLDEAPAAATSGNLASQRFAERVASSQGDKVVDTERVDLLAGRAIKALNDIIIEERVSYDEYNALKAWLIKVGQDGEWPLFLDVWLEHSVEEVATSHREGNKGSIEGPYYVENAPELPWNGTIPMREDEPGTPMKFFGQVRSTDGTPLKDATVELWHADSDGFYSQFAPGIPEWNLRGTWVVNDEARFEMHSIQPAPYQIPTDGACGQLIAAAGWHAWRPAHLHLKVKAPGHELLTAQLYFPGDPHNDDDIASAVKPELMLDPKPTEDGKGVTVEYDFVLDPEA; encoded by the coding sequence ATGTCAAAAGACCAGTACTTAGACGAAGCCCCAGCGGCAGCAACCTCGGGTAACCTCGCCTCGCAGCGCTTCGCCGAGCGCGTCGCTTCATCCCAGGGTGACAAGGTAGTCGATACCGAACGTGTTGATCTGTTGGCCGGTCGTGCCATCAAAGCACTCAACGACATCATCATTGAAGAGCGTGTCAGCTACGACGAGTACAACGCTCTGAAAGCTTGGCTTATCAAGGTCGGCCAAGACGGCGAATGGCCACTGTTCCTCGACGTGTGGCTCGAGCACTCGGTTGAAGAAGTTGCCACCAGCCACCGCGAAGGCAACAAGGGCTCGATCGAGGGCCCATACTACGTCGAAAACGCTCCAGAGCTGCCATGGAATGGCACCATCCCAATGCGTGAAGACGAACCAGGCACCCCGATGAAGTTCTTCGGTCAGGTTCGCTCGACCGACGGTACCCCGCTCAAAGACGCCACTGTGGAACTGTGGCACGCCGACAGCGACGGCTTCTACTCACAGTTCGCTCCGGGGATCCCAGAGTGGAACCTGCGTGGTACTTGGGTGGTCAATGATGAAGCTAGGTTCGAGATGCACTCGATTCAGCCTGCCCCATACCAGATCCCAACCGATGGTGCCTGTGGTCAGCTGATCGCTGCTGCCGGTTGGCACGCCTGGCGCCCAGCTCACCTGCACCTGAAGGTCAAGGCCCCAGGTCACGAGCTATTGACCGCGCAGCTGTACTTCCCAGGGGATCCGCACAACGATGATGACATCGCTTCGGCAGTCAAGCCAGAGCTGATGTTGGATCCAAAACCAACCGAAGACGGCAAGGGTGTCACGGTTGAATACGACTTCGTACTCGATCCAGAAGCCTAA
- the glnT gene encoding type III glutamate--ammonia ligase yields MAQPETVEDVKRLIEEHEIEFIFASFTEVQGKSSAKLVPANQVDALFSEGVGFAGFAAGHIGQGPQSPDVEIIPDPKTFRIVPWKKGLAHVIGDVTVEGKPWEYCPRTILKNQMKKAEEQGYVFKLGFEAEFMLVDYNEDGELRVADKYDNWPRPCYDVKALTRQYELMTRLSKYVSELGWENYAVDHEDGNGQFEINVTFADALETADRAIFFRYMVDSLAEEYGMIATFMPKPFTDNTGNGFHYTMSLWDAETDENLFLDENDPRGLDLSELGYNFVAGILEHARGYTAMVAPTVNSYKRLKAGTETIRTWVPVAITYGGNNRTQMMRIARSGAIEDRTPDFSGSPYLGFTAALAAGMDGVNRKLDPGEPNDMDLYIAPWQEIKRRGIQMLPHSLMESVHYLGQDQVLREAFGQVPVDGPYGEPSDETEAFVDYYARIKREEYHDVTDVVTSHEISRYLRFP; encoded by the coding sequence ATGGCACAGCCCGAAACCGTAGAAGACGTCAAAAGACTGATCGAAGAACACGAGATCGAATTTATTTTCGCCTCATTCACTGAGGTGCAGGGGAAATCCAGCGCCAAGCTCGTTCCGGCCAACCAGGTCGATGCACTGTTTTCAGAGGGTGTTGGTTTTGCTGGCTTCGCCGCAGGACACATCGGCCAGGGACCACAGAGCCCCGACGTCGAGATCATTCCGGATCCAAAAACTTTCCGCATCGTGCCCTGGAAAAAGGGTCTCGCCCACGTCATCGGTGACGTCACCGTCGAAGGCAAGCCATGGGAGTACTGCCCACGCACGATCTTGAAGAACCAGATGAAAAAAGCTGAAGAGCAGGGCTACGTCTTCAAGCTCGGCTTCGAAGCTGAATTCATGCTGGTCGACTACAACGAAGACGGCGAGCTGCGGGTGGCTGATAAATACGACAACTGGCCACGCCCGTGCTACGACGTCAAAGCTCTAACCCGCCAGTATGAACTGATGACCCGCCTGTCCAAGTACGTTTCGGAACTCGGCTGGGAAAACTACGCCGTTGACCACGAAGATGGCAACGGTCAGTTCGAAATCAACGTCACCTTCGCTGATGCTCTCGAGACCGCTGACCGCGCGATCTTCTTCCGCTACATGGTCGATTCCCTGGCCGAAGAATACGGCATGATCGCCACCTTCATGCCCAAACCATTCACCGACAACACCGGTAATGGCTTCCACTACACCATGAGCCTGTGGGACGCAGAAACCGACGAAAACCTGTTCTTGGACGAAAACGACCCACGCGGTCTGGATCTCTCTGAACTGGGCTACAACTTCGTGGCCGGTATTCTCGAGCACGCCCGCGGCTATACCGCCATGGTCGCTCCGACGGTGAACTCGTATAAGCGACTCAAGGCCGGCACCGAAACCATCCGCACCTGGGTTCCCGTGGCCATCACCTATGGTGGCAACAACCGCACGCAAATGATGCGTATCGCACGGTCCGGCGCTATCGAAGACCGCACCCCAGACTTCTCCGGAAGCCCCTACCTGGGCTTCACCGCGGCCTTAGCCGCCGGCATGGACGGAGTGAATCGCAAGCTCGATCCGGGCGAACCCAACGACATGGACCTCTACATCGCACCGTGGCAAGAAATTAAGCGCCGCGGTATCCAAATGTTGCCACACTCGCTGATGGAATCAGTGCACTACCTGGGCCAAGACCAGGTGCTGCGCGAAGCCTTTGGTCAGGTCCCGGTCGATGGCCCATACGGTGAGCCATCGGATGAGACCGAAGCCTTCGTCGACTACTACGCGCGCATCAAACGCGAAGAATACCACGACGTCACCGACGTGGTGACCTCCCATGAAATTAGCCGCTACCTGCGCTTCCCATAA
- a CDS encoding ammonium transporter family protein: MTNVVNDQTAELFQFHRGQDVFFMLMLVAFLMMFIRRYEWGVALATLLVFATSFPLYMLANVGIFGAAIDVELIIGAAFCAITLVIAIGVFLGHISTIAYLVVGVLFVPGYMLIEWFMFSFLDGVLDAGGSILVHMFAAYWGWGVILGLRNKAVNNEPAATSVHSVSFVWLASMLLMVLWPSFVTALLPPEDVIPGMANTYLAMVASILATYLILWALKRTIDPLVFTYAILAGGVAIGASVDLATPLQSWIIGLVAGAVSTLSFLFLDEWLRDKTGVWDTMGVHNLHGVPGIVGGLVPIVLGFAGGSQAVAVVGTLVIGLVLGVIVGLILRLFPRPTVMLDDAEAFPAEEMRATDPA; encoded by the coding sequence ATGACCAACGTCGTCAACGACCAAACGGCCGAACTGTTCCAGTTCCACCGGGGTCAAGACGTGTTCTTCATGCTGATGCTGGTGGCCTTCCTCATGATGTTCATCCGCCGCTACGAATGGGGCGTCGCACTGGCCACGCTGTTAGTGTTTGCCACCTCATTCCCGCTGTACATGCTGGCCAACGTCGGCATCTTCGGCGCGGCAATCGATGTTGAACTCATCATCGGGGCGGCCTTCTGCGCGATCACCCTGGTGATTGCGATCGGGGTGTTCCTCGGCCATATCTCCACGATCGCCTACCTTGTGGTCGGCGTGCTGTTCGTGCCCGGCTACATGCTCATCGAGTGGTTCATGTTTAGTTTCCTAGACGGAGTACTGGACGCCGGCGGCTCGATCCTGGTGCATATGTTCGCTGCATACTGGGGCTGGGGCGTCATTCTCGGCTTACGGAATAAAGCCGTCAATAATGAACCCGCGGCTACTAGTGTGCATTCTGTATCCTTTGTGTGGTTAGCCTCCATGCTGCTGATGGTGCTGTGGCCTTCGTTCGTCACCGCACTGTTGCCGCCCGAAGACGTCATCCCAGGTATGGCCAATACCTACCTGGCGATGGTGGCTTCAATACTGGCGACCTACCTGATACTTTGGGCCTTGAAACGCACCATTGATCCGTTAGTCTTCACGTACGCCATCCTTGCCGGTGGCGTGGCAATTGGAGCCAGCGTAGACCTAGCTACCCCGTTGCAGTCGTGGATTATCGGATTAGTGGCGGGCGCGGTATCGACACTTTCGTTCCTGTTCCTCGACGAATGGTTGCGGGACAAGACCGGAGTGTGGGACACCATGGGTGTGCACAACCTGCATGGCGTGCCCGGCATCGTTGGGGGATTGGTTCCCATCGTGTTGGGCTTTGCCGGTGGCTCCCAGGCGGTAGCCGTGGTAGGCACCTTGGTTATCGGGTTGGTACTGGGCGTGATCGTGGGCTTGATCCTGCGACTGTTCCCAAGACCAACCGTGATGCTCGACGACGCAGAGGCGTTCCCCGCCGAAGAGATGCGCGCAACAGACCCTGCCTAG
- a CDS encoding class II glutamine amidotransferase domain-containing protein produces the protein MCGIAGIHLRDESLAPQLGSFLHEMVEGIVVRGPDSAGVALYGDRERLPEDYSSVSLLAAPGDIKERLVEKLPNDADVSVEDMSDTTFIRAKMKADELLRIVRDVAPEASVIGSGEDSIIYKGIGNPMDLRDTYRLSETTGWQGVIHTRLATESAVSAAGAHPYSVNGLSIVHNGSFSNHNTIRRQLMEEGLEFDSENDTEVAARFVSWRMQQKGDDLDTAMRHLSDTFDGFYTLLVTTEDSFAVVRDEYACKPVIIAEHPQWVAMASEFQAIAHLPGIEDADIFEPGPGKVYTWNR, from the coding sequence ATGTGTGGAATCGCTGGAATCCACCTGCGAGACGAATCGCTCGCTCCGCAGCTCGGTTCCTTCCTGCATGAGATGGTCGAAGGTATCGTCGTACGCGGCCCGGACTCAGCCGGGGTTGCGCTCTATGGTGATCGCGAACGTCTGCCGGAAGATTACTCATCCGTGTCCCTACTGGCAGCGCCGGGCGATATCAAAGAACGCCTAGTCGAGAAACTTCCCAATGACGCTGATGTGTCGGTGGAAGATATGTCCGACACCACGTTTATTCGCGCCAAAATGAAAGCCGACGAACTGTTGCGGATCGTACGCGACGTCGCCCCGGAAGCCAGTGTCATCGGTAGCGGCGAGGACAGCATCATTTACAAAGGCATCGGCAACCCGATGGATTTGCGCGACACCTACCGCCTGTCCGAAACCACCGGCTGGCAGGGCGTCATCCACACCCGACTGGCCACCGAATCCGCCGTGAGTGCCGCCGGTGCTCACCCGTACTCGGTCAACGGTCTGTCCATCGTGCACAACGGTTCCTTCTCCAACCACAACACGATCCGTCGTCAGTTGATGGAGGAGGGCTTGGAATTCGACTCCGAGAACGACACCGAAGTCGCCGCCCGTTTCGTGTCGTGGCGGATGCAACAAAAAGGCGACGACCTCGACACCGCCATGCGTCACCTCTCCGATACCTTCGACGGTTTCTACACCCTGCTGGTCACCACCGAAGATAGCTTTGCGGTGGTCCGCGACGAGTACGCGTGCAAACCCGTCATCATCGCAGAGCACCCGCAGTGGGTCGCCATGGCCTCGGAATTCCAAGCCATTGCTCACCTGCCGGGCATTGAAGACGCTGACATTTTCGAACCAGGGCCGGGGAAGGTGTACACATGGAATCGCTAA
- a CDS encoding GltB/FmdC/FwdC-like GXGXG domain-containing protein — MESLTETVVEIDLSEKSLRELNSELHNPTASNYRVLNPRGGHSVAAGVKDPINVEIEGDVGYFCAGMHQHGNITINGMAGPGVAENMMSGVVHIKGHASQSAAATAHGGLLIVEGNASTRCGISLKGGDIVIKGNMGSKAAFMAQAGRIVVCGDAGEDLGDSIFEARLYVRGEVASLGADCIEKEMRPEHREELVQLLKDAGMEEEANDDAYVDSFTRYGSARTLYNF; from the coding sequence ATGGAATCGCTAACGGAAACCGTTGTAGAAATTGACCTGAGTGAAAAGAGCCTGCGCGAGCTGAACTCCGAGCTGCACAACCCTACCGCCTCGAACTATCGGGTGCTCAACCCGCGTGGCGGCCACTCGGTAGCAGCCGGTGTCAAAGACCCCATCAACGTCGAAATTGAAGGCGACGTCGGATACTTCTGCGCCGGGATGCACCAGCACGGCAACATCACTATTAACGGTATGGCCGGACCAGGCGTTGCCGAAAACATGATGTCGGGAGTCGTGCACATCAAAGGCCACGCCTCGCAGTCAGCTGCTGCAACCGCGCACGGTGGTCTGCTCATCGTCGAAGGCAACGCCTCAACCCGCTGTGGCATCTCGCTCAAAGGCGGGGACATCGTTATCAAAGGCAACATGGGCTCCAAGGCGGCGTTCATGGCACAGGCCGGACGCATCGTCGTGTGCGGCGATGCCGGCGAGGACCTCGGCGACTCAATTTTCGAAGCGCGCTTGTACGTACGCGGCGAAGTCGCTTCCCTGGGCGCGGACTGCATCGAAAAAGAAATGCGTCCCGAGCACCGTGAGGAGCTCGTGCAACTACTCAAAGATGCCGGCATGGAAGAAGAGGCCAACGACGACGCCTACGTTGATTCCTTCACCCGCTACGGTTCAGCTCGCACCCTGTACAACTTCTGA
- a CDS encoding FMN-binding glutamate synthase family protein, with product MRSPEDRGLRESAIFDKAAIAAIQRAADTGVYHIRGWGAKRDVPHFDDLVFLGSAISRYPLEGYREACGTDVTMGAENASKPMTIDIPITIAGMSFGALSAQAKEALGRGASAMGTSTTTGDGGMTDEERGHSSKLVYQLLPSRYGMNPDHLRKADAIEVVVSQGAKPGGAGMLLGQKISERVAAMRTLPQGIDQRSACRHPDWTGPDDLTLKIQELREITDWEKPIHVKVAASRPYYDTKLAVAAGADVVVVDGMQGGTAATQEVFIEDVGIPTLAAVGQAVKALKEMNVHRKVKLIISGGIRTGADVAKAIALGADAVAVGTAALIALGDNDPALAEEYEKIGSAAGYYDDFQLGNDPAGITTQDPELSSRLDPIEGGKRVANYLQVLAMEAQTLARACGKSHVTHLEPEDLVALTIESAAMTGLPLAGTDWVPGRNGGF from the coding sequence ATGAGAAGTCCTGAGGATCGTGGACTCCGCGAGTCCGCAATTTTTGACAAGGCTGCCATCGCAGCCATCCAGCGCGCCGCCGACACGGGCGTCTACCACATCCGGGGTTGGGGAGCCAAGCGCGATGTCCCACACTTTGACGACTTAGTCTTCCTGGGGTCAGCCATTTCGCGCTACCCACTGGAAGGGTATCGCGAAGCCTGTGGCACCGACGTCACGATGGGTGCCGAGAACGCTTCGAAACCCATGACGATTGACATCCCCATCACGATTGCCGGGATGAGCTTCGGTGCACTGTCGGCCCAGGCGAAAGAAGCCTTGGGACGCGGGGCCTCCGCGATGGGCACTTCCACCACGACCGGTGACGGCGGAATGACCGATGAAGAACGCGGCCACTCTTCCAAACTGGTCTACCAGTTGCTGCCATCCCGGTACGGCATGAACCCCGACCACCTGCGCAAAGCCGACGCTATTGAAGTAGTCGTCAGCCAGGGCGCAAAACCAGGTGGCGCCGGCATGCTACTGGGCCAGAAGATTTCCGAACGTGTCGCTGCAATGCGAACCCTGCCACAGGGCATTGACCAGCGCTCGGCCTGCCGTCACCCAGACTGGACCGGCCCGGACGACCTGACCCTGAAAATTCAGGAACTGCGCGAAATCACCGACTGGGAAAAACCCATTCACGTGAAAGTCGCAGCCTCCCGTCCGTACTACGACACCAAACTGGCCGTCGCCGCCGGTGCCGATGTCGTTGTGGTTGACGGGATGCAGGGTGGCACCGCAGCCACTCAGGAAGTCTTCATTGAAGACGTCGGCATTCCAACCCTGGCCGCCGTCGGGCAGGCAGTCAAAGCGCTGAAGGAAATGAATGTCCACCGCAAGGTGAAACTCATCATTTCCGGTGGTATTCGCACGGGTGCTGATGTCGCGAAAGCCATCGCCCTTGGCGCCGATGCCGTGGCCGTTGGCACCGCAGCGCTGATTGCCCTGGGCGACAACGACCCTGCTTTGGCCGAAGAATACGAAAAGATCGGTTCGGCTGCCGGATACTACGACGACTTCCAGCTGGGCAATGACCCGGCTGGGATCACCACGCAGGATCCAGAGCTGTCATCGCGTCTGGACCCCATCGAGGGTGGAAAACGTGTGGCGAACTACCTGCAGGTACTAGCCATGGAAGCCCAGACCCTGGCGCGGGCCTGCGGTAAATCCCACGTCACCCACCTGGAACCAGAAGACCTGGTCGCACTGACCATTGAATCTGCTGCCATGACGGGACTCCCACTGGCCGGCACCGACTGGGTTCCTGGCCGCAACGGCGGGTTCTAA
- the glnT gene encoding type III glutamate--ammonia ligase → MTDAREKMKEQAKKDGIEFFMAMGTEVNGKPNASVAPAEYIDDLLDNGAAFAGFAAGGLWQEPSDGDIAYIPDPSTYTRMPWRHEMGLMMAFPHVNGEPWPYAPQNILQRLMNEVEEEFGWTYKTGMEPEFFLVRKNADGSIRIADELDTAVKPCYHPYGIERSWPYLSKLSRGITEMGWGNPAIDSEDGNGQYEINIDYSDAMTTSNRIITLHYMAHALAYQDGDGIIPTFMGKPFNGNTGTGLNTHFSLWDQDGNNIFDDKNDRFGLSKTAYHFIAGVLENTRGMQALIGSNVNAYKRIGVPHPTSGSTWAPTHAMYGGNNRTTMLRIPDGGRVEHRGVDGGASPHLASAAILAAGIDGIRRELDPGECMEQRNTYTMTRKELAGYDPLPATLWEAANELEQNDVMRKAMGSGPHGDFVDFFAEEKRKEFALYHNQVTQWEIDQYLQGPMPMW, encoded by the coding sequence ATGACTGACGCACGCGAAAAGATGAAGGAACAGGCCAAAAAAGACGGCATTGAGTTCTTTATGGCCATGGGCACCGAAGTCAACGGTAAGCCCAATGCATCGGTAGCACCCGCCGAATACATCGACGATCTCCTGGACAACGGGGCGGCGTTTGCCGGCTTCGCTGCCGGTGGCCTCTGGCAGGAACCCTCCGACGGCGACATTGCCTACATTCCAGACCCAAGCACCTATACGCGGATGCCGTGGCGCCACGAAATGGGCTTGATGATGGCTTTCCCACATGTTAACGGGGAACCATGGCCATACGCTCCCCAAAACATTCTGCAACGACTGATGAACGAAGTCGAAGAAGAGTTTGGCTGGACCTACAAGACGGGCATGGAACCAGAATTCTTCCTGGTTCGCAAAAATGCCGATGGCAGCATCCGCATCGCCGATGAGCTCGATACCGCCGTGAAACCCTGTTACCACCCCTATGGTATTGAACGCTCCTGGCCGTACCTGTCCAAACTGTCCCGCGGTATTACCGAAATGGGCTGGGGCAACCCTGCGATTGACTCGGAGGACGGTAACGGGCAGTACGAAATCAACATCGACTACTCTGATGCGATGACCACCTCCAACCGCATTATTACCCTGCACTACATGGCGCATGCGCTGGCTTATCAGGATGGTGACGGTATTATCCCGACCTTTATGGGTAAACCGTTCAACGGGAACACCGGTACCGGCCTGAATACCCACTTCAGCCTGTGGGACCAAGACGGCAACAACATCTTCGACGATAAAAACGACCGCTTCGGGCTGTCCAAGACCGCCTACCACTTCATTGCCGGCGTGCTCGAAAACACCCGGGGTATGCAGGCACTGATCGGCTCCAACGTCAACGCGTATAAGCGTATCGGCGTGCCACACCCGACCTCCGGCTCAACTTGGGCACCGACCCACGCCATGTACGGTGGCAATAACCGCACCACCATGCTGCGGATTCCAGACGGTGGACGCGTTGAACACCGCGGTGTTGACGGTGGCGCCAGCCCACACTTGGCCTCGGCCGCTATCCTGGCCGCTGGCATCGACGGCATCCGCCGCGAACTGGATCCAGGAGAATGCATGGAACAACGCAACACCTACACCATGACCCGCAAGGAACTGGCAGGCTACGACCCGTTGCCAGCAACCCTGTGGGAGGCAGCCAACGAGCTCGAACAAAACGACGTCATGCGCAAGGCCATGGGTTCCGGCCCGCACGGTGATTTCGTAGACTTCTTTGCCGAAGAAAAGCGCAAAGAATTCGCCCTGTACCACAACCAGGTCACCCAGTGGGAGATCGACCAGTACCTCCAGGGCCCAATGCCCATGTGGTAA
- a CDS encoding SdpI family protein produces the protein MDPMLLILPGGLIQGALIVVATCYSGSGKKAARNDLLGIRLWSTLFSDEAWRAGHRAGIFYSWLLASVAVVSLAVGIWLVQWDPPPSDLIVSFYTLGTLVTTLVVTGLMILRAHQAAKKVAIEQVLVEEGEEIDALLEQEYEKDP, from the coding sequence ATGGACCCTATGCTGCTGATTCTGCCGGGTGGACTTATTCAAGGTGCGTTGATTGTCGTGGCCACCTGCTATTCGGGCAGCGGCAAAAAGGCTGCACGCAACGATTTGCTTGGCATCAGGTTGTGGTCCACGCTCTTTTCTGATGAAGCATGGCGTGCTGGGCACCGGGCCGGCATCTTCTACAGCTGGCTCTTAGCGAGCGTCGCCGTTGTCTCGCTTGCAGTGGGTATCTGGCTGGTCCAATGGGATCCACCACCCAGTGACCTCATCGTCTCCTTCTACACACTCGGCACGCTCGTCACCACCCTAGTGGTGACGGGACTGATGATTCTCCGAGCACACCAGGCTGCAAAGAAAGTGGCTATTGAACAGGTGCTAGTCGAAGAAGGCGAGGAGATCGACGCGCTGCTCGAGCAAGAATACGAAAAGGACCCCTAA
- a CDS encoding Cpe/LpqF family protein (Related to clavulanate biosynthesis protein Cpe, which has an isomerase-like N-terminal domain and a beta-lactamase-like C-terminal domain.): MSFDGRRMRAGITSLLLVSAGFAFASCASEETPDDSANVTQESPDQAVDIPGDTLAGEQSQRIVDLLNSDEETTAEDFEGHLHSSFTAEVSEDELVELFNQNLRPAQPFTVTDYEGGERQAVSVLTSPVSDPMDMTVHVDNDGLITGLLFTPSESDD, encoded by the coding sequence GTGTCATTTGATGGACGTCGTATGAGGGCAGGGATCACTAGTCTCTTACTCGTCAGCGCCGGTTTTGCTTTCGCCTCTTGTGCATCAGAAGAAACCCCCGATGATTCAGCGAATGTCACCCAGGAGTCTCCCGACCAGGCCGTTGATATTCCGGGCGATACCCTTGCAGGCGAGCAATCTCAACGTATCGTAGACCTGCTCAATTCAGATGAAGAGACTACCGCTGAGGACTTCGAAGGACACCTGCACTCCAGTTTCACAGCTGAAGTGTCCGAAGACGAACTCGTCGAGTTATTCAATCAGAATCTTCGCCCTGCTCAGCCCTTTACCGTTACGGACTACGAAGGCGGCGAACGCCAAGCTGTATCCGTCCTGACCAGCCCGGTTTCAGATCCGATGGATATGACAGTCCACGTTGATAACGACGGTCTGATCACAGGGCTACTCTTTACTCCCAGTGAATCCGACGATTGA
- a CDS encoding serine hydrolase: protein MSEPLLDRAADEPAPLGSMFKLYVLYAVAQAIEAGELSWDTVLTVSEHNRSLPSGELQDEPAGTTVTVHDAATKMIQISDNTATDMLIQQLGREAIEAAVRDAGHHDPELMAPFPSTREFFQIGWSDPAYLETWSDGTKEEQRDLLDELEQQPIDEYDVAVGGDPVWPQGVEWFASAEDVAAVHRALHEHPDPTIRTILGGQSGAEQEKWDYVAFKGGSSPGVLTGSWFIENGPGEQYVVVLQAATDDPAGISATTQREFFDLADATLELATN from the coding sequence TTGAGCGAGCCGTTACTCGACCGTGCCGCTGATGAGCCGGCCCCGCTGGGCTCGATGTTCAAACTCTATGTCCTCTACGCGGTAGCCCAAGCCATCGAGGCCGGGGAGTTGAGCTGGGACACCGTTCTGACCGTGTCAGAGCATAACCGCAGCCTGCCCTCCGGGGAGCTCCAAGACGAACCAGCAGGGACCACAGTGACGGTGCACGATGCCGCAACGAAGATGATTCAGATCAGCGATAACACCGCAACAGATATGTTAATTCAACAGCTTGGTCGAGAGGCTATCGAAGCAGCGGTGCGAGATGCTGGACACCATGACCCAGAGCTGATGGCACCCTTTCCGTCGACACGAGAATTCTTTCAAATCGGCTGGAGCGATCCGGCCTACCTAGAAACGTGGAGCGACGGGACGAAGGAAGAACAGCGTGACTTGCTTGATGAACTGGAGCAGCAACCTATAGATGAGTATGACGTTGCTGTTGGCGGTGACCCGGTTTGGCCCCAGGGTGTCGAATGGTTCGCTTCAGCCGAGGATGTCGCTGCGGTGCACCGGGCCCTGCACGAGCATCCAGACCCGACCATTCGCACAATCCTCGGCGGTCAGTCTGGAGCCGAACAAGAGAAGTGGGATTACGTCGCGTTCAAAGGTGGCTCATCACCGGGCGTGCTAACCGGCAGTTGGTTCATCGAAAACGGTCCTGGCGAACAGTATGTTGTGGTCCTTCAAGCAGCCACAGACGACCCAGCAGGCATTAGCGCGACAACACAAAGAGAATTCTTCGACCTTGCCGACGCTACGTTAGAGCTTGCCACCAACTAG